One stretch of Miscanthus floridulus cultivar M001 chromosome 18, ASM1932011v1, whole genome shotgun sequence DNA includes these proteins:
- the LOC136519946 gene encoding LRR receptor kinase SERL2-like translates to MMIKSLLKDPHGALKNWDPDSVDPCSWSFVSCSPENLVTALEAPSKDLSGLLSPSIGNLTKLETLLLQKNNIIGPIPTEIGKLAKLRTLVLSSNKLHGTIPNSLGCLGSLQYIDLSYNNLSGPIPKTSARTFNIVGNPLISAAEQDCGRTVLKPKVYPYIAGEQQKPQGWQSLTL, encoded by the exons ATGATGATCAAGAGCCTCCTCAAGGACCCCCATGGTGCGCTAAAAAACTGGGACCCAGACTCCGTTGATCCCTGTAGCTGGTCCTTTGTCTCCTGCTCACCAGAGAATCTTGTCACTGCACT GGAAGCTCCAAGCAAGGACCTTTCCGGCCTGCTCTCCCCGAGCATAGGGAACCTGACAAAACTTGAGACACT TCTGCTGCAGAAGAACAACATAATTGGGCCAATCCCAACAGAGATTGGCAAGTTAGCAAAGCTCAGGACACTTGTTCTGTCCAGTAACAAATTACATGGTACAATCCCAAACTCCTTAGGCTGCCTTGGAAGCCTTCAGTACAT AGACTTGTCGTACAATAACTTGAGTGGTCCAATACCAAAAACGTCTGCAAGAACGTTCAA CATAGTCGGGAATCCTCTTATCAGTGCTGCAGAACAGGACTGTGGCAGGACAGTGCTGAAACCAAAGGTCTATCCTTATATCGCTGGTGAACAGCAGAAGCCCCAAGGTTGGCAGTCGCTTACCTTATAG
- the LOC136519944 gene encoding pentatricopeptide repeat-containing protein At1g43980, mitochondrial-like: protein MLSTSPSSSSDAPLFTPSVAAALLARCTSRVAAAALHARLLRCSRAFFRSPYLANCLGAAYSRLGAAPSAVALLRAAAAKPNVFSHNILLSALLSSGLLEDARVLFDGMSHRDAVTYNAMLSGYVAGALPDEAFRVLYCMRERGVRPTAFTFSIVSSVVGSVRRGQQLHAAAVRHGLARRDAIVGNALIDMYGRVGLLDYAARVFSCMEQPDVTSWNSVMSVYKDQALSSTVFRCFRSMRSKGFSVDGFTVSIVLSVCSDGKDFAKGDQMLALCIKTSVLTNSIVSSAVIDFLCASDRLSDAVQLFREMPTWASEPCNALISGYARSGLMEEALSLFAVSMRNGIIPNEFSFASVLRWSSCFGLMEQGTQIHCLVCKLGFQNDVIVSTALTDMYCKLGLTKHARKIFSTVGAKDLVLWNTMLLGLLQNGRAKEALVIFKRMLKCGIEPDRITLFGALSAYSLEGLVTEGMDIITLFKDRYHIMPSLEHYTCVVDMLCRAGMFKEAVNYVENKLPKSSAATFSNILEACIVHGNIGMAELVAEKMVMQKSRLSLPYIVLAQIYGARCKWEKMAGVWRSMENRRAKKVQSCSWLCIKNRIYVFTSEQILHHGKGATYEVLDLLFWDMTDHKYALSFVEPENSEGLDCVELFLDQPAS from the coding sequence ATGCTCTCAACATCCCCGTCGTCCTCGTCCGACGCTCCACTCTTCACTCCTAGcgtcgccgccgcgctcctcgccCGCTGCACTTCCCGCGTCGCCGCGGCAGCGCTGCACGCCCGCCTCCTCCGCTGCTCTCGCGCCTTCTTCCGCTCCCCCTACCTCGCCAACTGCCTCGGCGCCGCGTACTCCCGCCTCGGCGCCGCACCGTCCGCCGTCGCGCTcctacgcgccgccgccgccaagcccAACGTGTTCTCCCACAACATCCTCCTGTCGGCGCTCCTCAGCTCCGGCCTCCTGGAGGACGCGCGCGTGCTGTTCGACGGGATGTCTCACAGGGACGCGGTCACCTACAACGCCATGCTCTCCGGCTACGTCGCCGGTGCGCTTCCGGACGAGGCGTTCCGTGTCTTGTACTGCATGAGGGAGCGTGGCGTCAGGCCAACCGCcttcaccttctccatagtatcgTCGGTGGTTGGCTCTGTCCGCCGCGGCCAACAGCTTCACGCTGCTGCTGTCCGCCACGGCCTGGCACGCCGTGATGCCATTGTAGGCAATGCGCTTATTGATATGTATGGCCGGGTTGGGCTCTTGGATTATGCAGCGCGTGTCTTCTCTTGCATGGAACAACCAGATGTCACATCCTGGAACTCTGTCATGTCCGTTTACAAGGATCAGGCTCTCAGCAGTACTGTCTTTAGGTGTTTCCGGTCCATGAGGAGCAAAGGCTTTTCAGTTGATGGCTTCACTGTGTCCATCGTGCTCAGTGTTTGCTCAGATGGGAAGGATTTTGCCAAGGGTGACCAGATGTTGGCACTCTGCATTAAGACGAGTGTCCTTACAAACTCCATCGTTTCTAGTGCTGTTATTGACTTCCTCTGCGCGTCTGACAGACTGTCTGATGCTGTTCAGCTCTTCAGAGAAATGCCAACATGGGCCTCAGAGCCTTGCAATGCACTGATATCGGGCTATGCTAGGAGTGGCCTAATGGAAGAAGCCCTCAGCCTCTTTGCGGTGTCTATGCGAAATGGTATTATTCCAAATGAGTTCAGTTTTGCGAGTGTGCTGAGATGGAGTTCATGCTTTGGTTTAATGGAGCAGGGCACTCAAATCCATTGCCTGGTTTGCAAGCTTGGGTTTCAGAATGATGTAATTGTTTCCACAGCCCTCACTGACATGTACTGTAAATTGGGGTTAACAAAGCATGCCAGAAAAATCTTCAGCACAGTTGGCGCCAAGGATCTGGTGTTATGGAATACAATGCTGCTTGGCCTATTGCAAAATGGAAGAGCTAAGGAAGCCCTTGTAATATTTAAAAGGATGCTCAAGTGTGGTATCGAACCTGATAGAATCACTCTTTTTGGAGCCTTATCTGCATATAGTTTAGAAGGTTTGGTAACTGAAGGAATGGATATAATTACCCTGTTTAAAGATAGGTACCATATTATGCCTAGCCTGGAGCACTATACTTGCGTGGTCGACATGTTATGTCGTGCTGGGATGTTCAAAGAGGCAGTGAATTATGTAGAGAACAAGTTGCCAAAGTCTAGTGCTGCTACTTTCTCTAATATTCTGGAGGCCTGTATAGTCCATGGGAACATTGGCATGGCAGAGCTAGTTGCTGAAAAGATGGTGATGCAGAAATCTCGATTGTCACTGCCATATATTGTTTTGGCTCAAATATATGGTGCCAGATGTAAGTGGGAAAAAATGGCTGGAGTGTGGAGGTCAATGGAAAATCGAAGAGCAAAGAAGGTTCAGTCATGCAGCTGGCTCTGCATCAAGAATCGTATTTATGTTTTTACGTCGGAACAGATATTGCACCATGGAAAAGGAGCTACCTATGAGGTTTTGGATCTTCTATTTTGGGACATGACGGATCATAAATACGCTCTTAGTTTCGTAGAGCCCGAGAACAGTGAAGGATTAGATTGTGTCGAGCTGTTCCTCGACCAACCTGCTTCCTAA
- the LOC136520475 gene encoding LRR receptor kinase SERL2-like codes for MEAAPPSSPPSLVELLLLLLIISSHCSALLSPKGVNPEVQALMTIKNMLEDPHGVLKNWDQNSVDPCSWTTVSCSLENFVTRLEVPGQNLSGLLSPSLGNLTNLETLLLQNNNITGPIPAEIGKLTKLKTLDLSSNHLYGGIPTSVGHLESLQYLRLNNNTLSGPFPSASANLSQLVFLDLSYNNLSGPIPGSLARTFNIVGNPLICGTNTEKDCYGTAPMPPVSYNLNSSQGALPPAKSKSHKFAIAFGTAIGCISFLFLAAGFLFRWRHRRNRQILFDVDDQHMENVSLGNVKRFQFRELQSATDNFSSKNILGKGGFGYVYRGQLPDGTLVAVKRLKDGNAAGGEAQFQTEVEMISLALHRNLLRLYGFCMTATERLLVYPYMSNGSVASRLKGKPPLDWVTRKRISLGAGRGLLYLHEQCDPKIIHRDVKAANILLDHCCEAIVGDFGLAKLLDHRDSHVTTAVRGTVGHIAPEYLSTGQSSEKTDVFGFGILLLELITGQTALEFGKAANQKGAMLDWVKKMHQEKKLDVLVDKGLRGGYDRIELEEMVQVALLCTQYLPGHRPKMSEVVRMLEGDGLAERWEASQRADSHKFKVPDFTFSRCYSDLTDDSSLLVQAVELSGPR; via the exons ATGGAGGCGGCGCCTCCATCTTCTCCCCCCTCCCTGGTGGAGCTACTCTTGCTGCTGCTCATCATCTCCTCCCATTGCAGCGCTCTCCTCTCCCCCAAGGGCGTCAACCCTGAAG TACAAGCTCTGATGACGATCAAGAACATGCTCGAGGACCCCCATGGCGTGCTCAAGAACTGGGACCAGAACTCCGTGGATCCCTGCAGCTGGACCACCGTCAGCTGCTCGCTGGAGAATTTCGTCACCAGACT GGAGGTCCCAGGCCAGAACCTCTCTGGCCTGCTCTCCCCAAGCTTAGGGAACCTGACCAATCTTGAGACTCT TCTCCTGCAGAACAACAACATCACCGGCCCAATCCCGGCAGAGATTGGCAAGCTTACAAAGCTTAAGACACTTGATCTCTCTAGCAACCACCTGTATGGTGGAATCCCCACTTCTGTGGGCCACCTTGAGAGCCTGCAGTACCT GAGGCTCAACAACAACACCCTGTCTGGTCCATTCCCTTCAGCATCAGCTAATTTGTCCCAGCTTGTTTTCCT AGACTTGTCATATAATAACCTGAGTGGTCCAATACCGGGATCTTTGGCAAGAACATTCAA CATAGTTGGGAATCCTCTCATCTGCGGCACCAACACCGAGAAAGATTGCTATGGGACTGCCCCAATGCCACCAGTGTCCTACAACCTCAATAGCTCACAGGGTGCTCTGCCACCGGCAAAATCTAAAAGCCACAAGTTTGCAATTGCATTTGGTACAGCAATTGGTTGCATCAGCTTCCTCTTCCTTGCTGCTGGATTTCTGTTCCGGTGGAGGCATCGTAGAAACCGGCAGATCCTTTTCGATGTCGATG ACCAACACATGGAGAACGTTAGCCTTGGAAACGTGAAGAGGTTCCAGTTCAGGGAGCTTCAGTCTGCGACAGACAATTTCAGCAGCAAGAACATACTAGGAAAAGGTGGCTTTGGATACGTTTACAGAGGGCAGCTCCCTGATGGAACTCTTGTGGCTGTGAAGCGACTGAAGGACGGCAATGCTGCAGGCGGTGAGGCACAGTTTCAGACTGAGGTTGAGATGATCAGCTTGGCACTGCACAGAAATCTTCTCAGGCTCTATGGGTTCTGCATGACCGCCACTGAGAGGTTGCTGGTCTATCCATACATGTCAAATGGAAGCGTTGCATCACGCCTGAAAG GGAAGCCACCTTTGGACTGGGTGACCAGGAAGAGGATATCTCTTGGCGCAGGGAGGGGGCTACTGTACCTGCACGAACAGTGTGACCCCAAGATCATACACAGGGATGTCAAAGCAGCCAACATCCTGCTAGATCACTGCTGCGAGGCTATTGTTGGTGACTTTGGGCTCGCTAAACTCCTCGATCATCGGGATTCACATGTCACCACTGCGGTGCGAGGCACTGTTGGTCACATTGCGCCTGAGTACCTCTCCACTGGTCAATCGTCTGAGAAGACCGACGTCTTCGGATTTGGCATCCTGCTACTGGAGCTGATCACCGGTCAGACTGCACTAGAGTTTGGAAAGGCAGCAAACCAGAAGGGAGCCATGCTTGATTGG GTGAAGAAGATGCACCAGGAGAAGAAGCTGGACGTGCTGGTGGATAAGGGGCTGAGGGGCGGGTATGACAGGATCGAACTAGAGGAGATGGTGCAGGTGGCGTTGCTGTGCACGCAGTACCTCCCCGGCCACCGGCCAaagatgtcggaggtggtccggaTGCTGGAAGGTGATGGGCTTGCAGAGCGGTGGGAGGCTTCGCAGCGCGCGGACTCGCACAAGTTCAAGGTGCCTGATTTCACTTTCAGCCGCTGCTACTCCGACCTTACCGACGACTCGTCACTGCTGGTGCAGGCCGTCGAGCTGTCAGGCCCAAGatga